One stretch of Diabrotica undecimpunctata isolate CICGRU chromosome 5, icDiaUnde3, whole genome shotgun sequence DNA includes these proteins:
- the LOC140441502 gene encoding neuroglian-like: protein MWRTDVVVCLVLIKLVGCYANRELIPLDPPGNLRLIEFVEKDVLIEWDGIEPASVRGTFKGYLVRIWNHVWSQVYAIPPEMNKTAVQFYPFSRNFITVAVRNDKYVGPRSNAISFDAPQTEPNMPFLFEHFQLGASSVLLQWNKPTQPNGVLLGYNIYCSEMDGDIVNEKSTIRYFVTGVDNFQAKLTGLKEGTKYFVEIGAVNCAGESERKSIEVDLEMHIPYEPAMPSFKYTIDFNLTDLKQATKDNCYKSRSFYLYDFNATSAPEEINYPNDNDKRPTTHNVTHKDWVHINTNCLVNTMIKWIPDIDNNPGEHFYIKYKIKGEQEYLKAGPELEEDYLILENFNACVNYEIILVAVDGEFETESEMQETPAVMFKF from the exons GAGAGCTCATTCCCCTGGATCCTCCAGGAAACCTAAGACTTATCGAATTCGTAGAGAAAGATGTTCTAATAGAGTGGGATGGCATAGAACCAGCGTCTGTTCGAGGTACTTTTAAAGGGTACTTGGTTCGAATATGGAATCATGTTTGGAGCCAAGTCTATGCTATTCCTCCCGAAATGAACAAAACTGCCGTTCAGTTCTATCCATTTTCAAGAAATTTTATTACCGTAGCTGTCAGGAATGATAAGTATGTAGGACCAAGAAGCAATGCCATTAGTTTTGATGCTCCGCAAACAG aGCCGAATATGCCATTCTTATTTGAACACTTTCAACTGGGAGCAAGTTCAGTTCTTCTTCAATGGAATAAACCCACTCAACCAAACGGTGTTCTACTTGGTTACAATATCTATTGTAGTGAGATGGATGGCGACATCGTCAATGAAAAATCAACTATTAGATATTTTGTCACTGGAGTAGATAATTTCCAAGCAAAATTAACTGGACTGAAGGAGGGAACAAAATATTTCGTGGAGATAGGAGCTGTCAATTGCGCTGGAGAAAGTGAAAG aaaatcaaTTGAAGTCGACCTAGAGATGCACATTCCATACGAACCAGCAATGCCTTCATTTAAATACACCATCGACTTCAACTTGACAGACTTAAAACAAGCTACAAAAGACAACTGTTACAAATCAAGATCTTTTTACTTATATGACTTTAATGCAACTTCTGCACCCGAAGAGATAAACTACCCGAACGACAACGACAAGAGACCCACCACCCACAACGTAACTCACAAAGACTGGGTCCACATCAACACCAACTGCTTGGTCAATACTATGATAAAATGGATACCCGATATTGATAACAACCCCGGAGAGCACTTTTACATCAAATATAAGATAAAGGGAGAGCAGGAATATTTGAAAGCTGGTCCCGAACTGGAAGAGGACTATCTGATTTTGGAGAATTTCAACGCGTGCGTAAACTACGAGATCATTCTGGTTGCTGTTGATGGGGAGTTTGAGACGGAAAGCGAAATGCAAGAAACTCCAGCtgttatgtttaagttttaa